The genomic stretch CCTCTATGTCCCCTGCTGCACGcccagaagtaaaaaaaaacacccaatgGAATCGGCTCTGGCAGTTCCAGTGTTAATGTTGAAACTGCATACAAAGCTCTTGGTtttaaactcaaacattaatGGCAATCCAAAGTTTGTAACAGCTGATGTtttatgacagttttttttaatatgttgcaTTTAAAGTAGAGAAGATACACTAGCATACAGGGAAATCAGTTGAATGCACTACAGCTTTGAGAAATAATATAGGAAATAAGTTCACTCTACAAATACTTGCTCAGTAGGTATAcagagttaaaaacaaattggttTAAAGGTTCATCATCTGAATCTCCATCGGCCGAGAGCCCATGCCATGGTCTTAAAAGTGTTATGGTGTTAGGCACGGCAGAGCAGCTTCAAGACTAGAGAGCCTCTGGTTCTGGAGGTGTGGAGGACTCCTGCATTTCAGGGCATCCTGAGGAGACAGGTCAGCCTTGGTCTGTCTCATCCACTGCACCGACAAGATGATGTTACAGTCACAATGCCACGGGTTGTCATGGAGGTAAAGCTTCTTCAGGTCTGACAAGggcaaaaaaaattattatcaCTTAAATTGAATCATCAGTAAACAATGTAATCATTTCTACCTCTACTATTATGTGTCATTCCTTTTTCCCTGTGTTAATGGGACAGGCTAGTGGTAGTCGTACCAGGCAtatgaaaaaacatgtttccgTCCACAGTCTTTAGGCGATTTCCACTAAGAGCCAGCTGAGAAAGATTGGCCATGTTCCTAAACACATCCGTTGGCAAGTGATCCAGACCATTGTTCCTCAGGTAGAGTTCCTGTAGTGTCATTAAACGGACCAATGCACGATAAGAAACATGCAATGCGGGCTCAGTGAATATATAAACAGTGTGCAAATGgatataaaaagttttttaaaaaagtttacttGTAAATTCACCTAATATTCCTAATATACATACATTAGCTATGAATACaacctaaattaaaaaaacaacacacaatgcACATCAGAAATTATCCATATATGGGTATTTTTCACACTAAACTGATTCTGACTTTTCCATCAGATTTTCTCTTTGTGGATAAACCCAAGAGACTGTGTACCTGCAAGTTGCCCAGGCCATCCATAGTTGACAAGTTCAGTGTGGACAGAAGGTTGTTGTCTAGAACCAGCATTTCCAGAGATTGCAGTGGTCTGAATGCTCCAGCAGGAATTTTCTTCAGACTGGATTTGGAGAATCAGAATCCCTCAATCAACATCAATACAACTACAgtaggcctaaaaatgcccaaaaaatagtatataaaaaaagaaatcatttgaAGATGTTGTACAGCAATTCCCCAGGTCACAATGTTTCAGATATTTACAACTTCATCATTTGTTTGGGGGACCCTGGTCAGGCCTCAAGAAGACCTGGGAAAGGGATCTGTATATTACACTGGATGATGAGGGTGGGACAGAATTGATAGGAATATTAAAACTATGTCACATGTACCTTATTCAGATCAAGCTCATGCATTGCTGCAATTGGAAATCCTCCAAATTGTCTGAGAAGGGTCTGGTTGCAGACCTCCTCTGTGGGATTAAAGACTTGGATTGAAAAAGACACCAAATATTTGGAAATGTAAGACAGAAGACAACAAGTTACTTCATCTGCTATGCTCCTGTGACAAGATCCAGGAATCCAGGCATTactatttagttgcataactattatttctgagaactgcttcacatcagTGTTGACTGAACGCATAGAGTTGACCAACgtctggcacctgtgaacaggtattccagcccaagACGATTGAACTACAATTCCTCTGCATCATTTCTGATGTCACCCccaagtgttctatgggattgaggtctggggattgggctggccactccataacatcaatcttgttcatctggaaccaagactttgctcatTTATTGGTGTGTTTCgagtcattgtcttgttgaaagactaatttcaaagacatttcctcttcagcataaggcaagatgacctcttcaagtattttgttGTATTGATCCATTCgaatggtagttgaccgtttttTTCCCACGTcattcaggctttggatgccatttcaaggcatttacactcattttggctgagcagcctatcattttctgcacttctttaggTTTTCCCCTATTAATTTTCAAccttttaatcaaagtccgctataaccagcatgcacaacatttgcttccttatTTCCTTAAATATGGACCATATTTGACCCATAGAaccaatcacctcactaattgaacacaacactgctattattttgaagaTGAACTTGAactcaattacagattcaattacaaagaatgagcagcatgcatgtcatgtcGGTTGGGTCTGTTGATTTTCAATGACTCTACAACACATTGTTTTggcatgtagaaatatcacttctaccaaaaaatatgaataatgtagttagtgatgttggacccCTATTATACTGAACACAAGTGTATGTCTGACTGCAAGGACCCAGATTCAATTTAGCCCAAGACTATATTTTTTCTAGAAAATGGGTCAAGCCTATGTGGGAAAGATAAGATAAGGACATACTATAAGACGCTGTGTCCAAACCAGTTCAATAAGACATATACGTGGTATTTATTTGGTTTGCGATTTTGTATTGTCTTGAATGTTATGGTTATTATTGCATCTTGtcgtcatttttttttttgagttattttttctGGGTTGTTtcctttattagacagacaAAGATATTTGTgaaagggggagtgacatgcagcaaaggggccgcAGGCctgattcgaacccgggcccgctgcattgaggagcaaacctctgtatatgggcaccggctctacccactgagctatatGAGTgccctttttttcatttttttataaggAAGTGGTGATGACGAATTGGAGGTTTCAGGGGGGAGGGGATCTGTTCGTGTTGTGAGttgtttgatttgtgttttgtacTAAAAAAAAACGCTATTCATCCCGTATTACAAGAATAGTCTGATTCTCACTACACATACCTACATTACTAAATCTATCTAACTATGGCATTGGTAGTAGTATGTTTGACATTTGGCGTAGTATGTTTGACATTGAGATGTTTATAGAAGCATCTACTACAGGACAAATGTGATGACCTGTTATTGTTTAAGTTGAGGAACATGAGCTGTCTGAGTCCAGTAAAGGCCTTAGGAGAGATCTTCTGGATGCGATTCTGGGAAAGGTCCAGAACTTTGAGGGCAATCAGAGGCTTAAAGGCATTAGACGGTAGCATTGTCAGCGCGTTGAGAGGGAGATCTAATTCTGACAAGTTCCTCATTCCAGCAAACATCTCCGGTTTGAGGATGCCAATCTGGTTCTGTCCCAGCATAAGGAAGCGAAGGTTCAGGAGGTCCTGAGGCATGAAAAGATATTTTTTCGTGGTCAGATTATTGCATTGTGAGTGCTGTACATGTAATGTATTGTTCTCTAAACTCCTCCCATACCTGAAATCCTCTTAGTGGAATGATGGTGATGTGGTTACCGCAGAGCTTTAGGAGCATCAGTTGCTTTGCACCAGAGAGGGCCAGGGGGTGGATGGACGTGATGGCATTTTGTTCCAGGTTAATACTCTCAATCTTTGGAATTGATTTCAGAGCATTAGCCTTCAGGTCTGTGATACAGTTCTCACCTTTAGACAGCAGTAAGAAAGTTACACTGTTTGTTTACTTGCAGTAAATGTGTCTTGAATGTCACAATAATCCTTGGGACGATTCGATTAAAGGAGAGTTTcggttgatttcaacacaaaatgctgttgtttggaaatttggagtgctatCAGTAgcaaaaagaatgaaaacaaatggtgcagcctacaccgtgtta from Etheostoma cragini isolate CJK2018 chromosome 18, CSU_Ecrag_1.0, whole genome shotgun sequence encodes the following:
- the si:dkey-1j5.4 gene encoding leucine-rich repeat-containing protein 15 encodes the protein MQHLTWLMLVLLWMVQAVEGCPDVCRCSRKAGPKKSEVNCHKMGLRAFPSKLPRDTWILKLGENCITDLKANALKSIPKIESINLEQNAITSIHPLALSGAKQLMLLKLCGNHITIIPLRGFQDLLNLRFLMLGQNQIGILKPEMFAGMRNLSELDLPLNALTMLPSNAFKPLIALKVLDLSQNRIQKISPKAFTGLRQLMFLNLNNNSLKKIPAGAFRPLQSLEMLVLDNNLLSTLNLSTMDGLGNLQELYLRNNGLDHLPTDVFRNMANLSQLALSGNRLKTVDGNMFFHMPDLKKLYLHDNPWHCDCNIILSVQWMRQTKADLSPQDALKCRSPPHLQNQRLSSLEAALPCLTP